The DNA sequence CTGTGACAGACAGAACTAGACCGATCTCTTAACTTCCAGCATGGCACCCCAAGCACTCAGTCATACAGAGGGAAGCGGGAGAAATCCCTGCATTTGTTCCTCCAGTGGCCAGGCTGGATGACAGCGGGCTTAGACCACCCAGGCCAGGTGCTGTCCTGAAGCTGTCTCTGCTTTTAGCTCTTCCCCATCCTTGGGCACTGCCACCTCGCCACATGTTCCAGCCCCGTACCTGCGAATGTTCCCAATGAGGATATGCATGCCCTTTTTGCCTGGAATGGCACTGAACTgtgccagcagctcctcccTGGTGTTGAAGACAGTATGCTCCAGGATGGCCTCCAGGCTAGGCACAGAGCCTTCTGTAACAATCATTTTCTCTAAAAGCCACAGTTTAGGAGAACAGGGTTGCCCAGTCCATCTACCTCCCTTTTGCCACAgggcacaaaaaaaatccagctgctAAGACTTGGCCACAGGCCTGACACTGTGGGGAAGTGTGACACAGGAGAGATTACAGGAGGGTGGTCTCAGAGAAAGACTGAGCCAGGACAGACATGACAGTAGGATGCTTTGAGGAAAAACACTTAAAAGTACCAAGCCAAGTCAGGGGCAACAATGTCATGCCAGCTGATAATCTACAAGCAGTGCTGGGGAGCTGTATGTTCTCAGCTCCCTTTGGCATGAAGGAAACACAGCCTGGAAGTATGGCAGCATGCCTGGTTGGCACCAAAGGCCATTACAGGTGCAGAAAAGTAGCAGAGAGCATAGCTCCTGGGCAGGGGATGTGTACATGAGTCTGCATGGTGGGGGGAAAGGGACAGAAACAGGTAGCCCATAGGTCGGTGGCCTGACTGCAAAGACTTTCCAGGAGCCAGGTTTGCAGCAGACACCCCCAAGCAGACGCATGACAAGTTCTAGcccaaggaaaaaggaataatgcTGCATGGCAGTGTGTTAACAGCAAGGCCTGCCGCAGGGACTCTCCAGGTGCAGCACTGATTACAGTCATTCTCACCCTCTCCAAACATTGTGCTGTGCACACATGACCAAGGGACAGCCACTGGCAGCCTGTGCCCTCAGCATCGCGGCAGTGCCACTGGCCCCCCATGTCCCTTTGGAGGAAGGGAAGCAGCTCAGCCACTCAGCCAAGAGAAGATACCATTTTGCTAGTTGAATTACACCAGTGGGATAATCACTGTCTCACCACAGACACAGTCCATGGAGGTCTGGGAAAGCTGCCCCACACCGAGAACCCTTCCAGTCTTGGTGAAGATGATGGCATCCTTCCCCAGTCGCATGGAGGCAGACTTCACAGCCTTCTCTGTGAACCCAAAGCTGAATTTCTTGCCATTAGCCTGCCTCATTCTCTCTCACCACTGTAGAAAAATACTTCACATAGAAAGATGAACATGATGTGAACATATCCACTAAAGCCATAACTCATTTCAGCATCCACAGGGTAAGACAGACAAGAGGGAAAACTCATCCGTAACATAAGTCTACAGAAAAGGACTCTTGGTTTGACTTCAGGCACATACGTTCAGTTTTATGCAGACATTCTCTATGTCCCAGCACAGAAGTACCACCTCTGCTTATTACACATTTTGCACACCAATGAGCCAAATGGTTTATGTTAGGGTGGTTAATGACAAGCAAAAAGTTTGCTACAAGTCCCTAGACCACCCATTACACATTGAGGCAGACTGCATACACATGTAAGAGCAGTTATTTTGCACCTCTACATACTGGGAAGGCAAGGAAGAAGCAGTGAGAAGTGTACACATTAATGCTAGATGCTTACGATAAGAAGCCAAAGGGCAGTAGCAATGCTTGCAGGAGAGGAGAATCCAGCCCAACAGCTGGATGTGGGAAGGCTCATAGCTCATTACCTGAGCGTGCGGTAGAGTCTGTGAGGAGTCATTCCTGTCTTGTTATCCATAAGAGTTAGACAAAGGTGACCCCTGAGCTCCACAACGTCAATGCAGAAAAGCTTAGCTGTCACACTGTGATGCGAAGCAATGTCTAcggaaagaagaaataagggTATTTCACCCTTGTTCCCTCCCAAACCCTCTTTGCCCTCAAGTCAGTTCCAAGGAGCAAAAGCAGTTTCCCAAACCTCCTCTCTTCCAAATGGAAGGTTGTGTCTGGGAAGGGAGGTGGCACGCTGGCTAAACCTCCAGTTGGCGGGGAACATCCTTCTCAGCGGTGAGGCGGGGCGGCTGTGCTGGAGCCAGGCGGCACAAACCACGCGGGGACAGCCGCGACGCCAACAATAGGGAACCGCTGCCACTGGGGCTGAGGGCGAGCTGTACAAATCCAGCCAGCAATCACCGCAGCAACTACAAATAAAATCTCCGTGACCTCCGCATCCCCTCGGTGCATCACGCGCATTACGGAGAGGCTGCTTAGTAAATCCgcgtggattttttttttaaaacacaccaCAGCTTGTGGCACCCCGGCCAGCCTGGGGTCGGGGCCGAAGGCCAGGCGCAGGCCATGGGCTTTCTGTCAGGGTGCACCAAGCCCTGTCCGGGGGCAAGGCCGGTGGGGCCCTGCTGGGGCCCCTCTCCCCTCGGTGCCCGCTGCTTTCCGAGCTGCTCGGCCGCGGCGCTACAGCTCTGCAGGTAGCAGGGCCTTATCTgtgggggcagaggcagcgacAGCAGATGCCCGCCCCGGTGCCGGCCTGGCTGGCCCCAgccgcgccccccgcccgccacGGCACGCCAGCCCCTGCGCGGCGGCGCCCAGGCGGGAGGGCGGGCTGCTGAAAGCGTTAGCGCCCCGCCCGCCGGGCGCGGCGACATGGCGGCGCCCGGTGCCGTACAAGAAGATGGCGGCGCCCGCTGCCGAGCCGCAGCTGGGACGCTCCGGCAGCACCGGGGGAAGGCGTGGGGAGGTCCCAGTGGTCAGGCCGGGCTGGCAGGGGTTGCGCCAGCACGCCCCAGCCTGGGCGGGTGGCCGGCAGGAGCCTCAGCCCAGGGCACGGACCTCCAGGGGCGCGTGGGTCTGGACAGGCCTGGCCCTCGGCCTGGGCAACTCTCCCGGGGATGGGGGCGAAAGCAGCCCCGCGAGCCTACCTCTGCCACGGCCCTGctctccctggggacagggcgGGCAGATGGCCTCTGTTTACAGCTCCGGGGTGCTGGGGCCCAGAACCACCCCGCGGCAACGCCAGCTCCTCTGGAGCTTGTACAAAAGCCTGCTGGCACCAGGGCAAAGCTGGCGGCTCAGCAACACCGCAgccccttttctctttcaattttTCACTTTGCTGTGAACCAGAATCACCTCCTTGTAGATCCGGTGCAGCCTCAGCCAGATCGGTATATCTGTGTTGCTTCAAGTGCATTTACCAGAAGGACAGTTGTTAGGGGAGTCGtgcagcctggaggaggagatagcagcaggaagaaaaacaacagctcaTGGGAACATTTCTCTTCTCCACATGGCTATATTTAGGTACGCAGAGGAAGCCTGCAACTTGGCTCAGCTGGGAAAGCCTGGGTTCCCTCAGCCACCATCACCAAGAGCTTGGATGTCGCTCTCCCAGGAGCGCTGGGATACTGTGGGAAGCATATGGCATTAGCTTGCCTTGTTCACCAAAAGCGCTAAAACAGGTCAGCAGATAAACCATTGCGTCTACCACAATGGTACCCCACCAGAACAACCATCCTCCACACCACAGGGCTTTATGGGGATCAACAGTGAGGAGCCAAGACATACTTGCAATCATAAAAGACCTGTGTAATTAGATACCTGTGCAGCCAAAATGTCTGGAAGAAAAGGGGCAGCCTTTTTTCTTGTCCTAAAGCAACATACCTGCTGCCACCAGAGACGGGGCAGCAGCCCCACCAGTCCTTGCACCAGTCAGGTACTACCACTCCCAGCACAGAGGCCAGGACTGAACTCCGCTGACACAGTCCTGCATCAGCAGAGTGCAGCACACTTGGTTCTAGAAGACTTGCAGAGGACAAAGTTGAATAAACACACACTAAGGCAATAccataataaatacatttatttacagagcttcctccctccctccttgccATAAAGGGCTGAGAAGGCAGACACACACGtagaataggaagaaaaagccaGTACACCCCAACAGTTTAAAGACAGTGCCCATCTCTCTCAAGGAAGAGCCTAGTCCCCAGCTCGCTCTCTTCCCCACTTTGAGATTTATGAACCTGCATGTTAACTCCCAAAAGTCCTTCACTGTCCCAGTTACAACCAAGGAGTTCCCATGGCCCACGCAAATGCACAACGTTCCCGGTTATCCATCCCTTACTTGGCAGGGAGGTTCTCtccagcagaggagcaggggaTGGCAGAGTCAGCATCTGTTGAATGCCCCTTGCTCTTCCCAAATTCAATCACCAGAGGCTTCCCCTGCAGATTGTACCCATTCACCAACAGCATGGCATCCTGGGCTGACTGAATATCTGCAACAAGAGAGCAAAATGGGTGCAGGTCACATGGCAAGTTCTGGCACAGACACATGGTGTTCACACAGATGTTCCCGGCTCATGGACCCTCAGCCTGCAGCGCAATACAGTGCAGCACTGGGATCCTCCAGCCAGAGTGACATGCTGAATATAAATACAGCACGTAACAGACTGCATCCCTTCTGTTTTGATTAATCCTCTTCCAATCCAGGCAAAAGATTATGACGTGATAGGAAGAAGAGGGAGTGAactcccctccttctccttggAGAGCAGGCTTGGTGCCAGCCCAGTGTTCTGCAGGAAGATGTGGCACCTTTGTGAGTTGGGGAAGAACTGAGAGGTATGAGGCAGCAACTCACCAGGGAAGGTGATGAAAGCCTGACCCCTCATCCGACCACTCAGGAGGCGGAACTGGATCGGTGGGCTGTCCTCCTTCTGGAACCGAGCAAACAAGGACACTAGGTCCTTCACTGTCACTCGAGGGCCCAGGTTCTTCAAATACAGCACCTGTTCCAGAGACACAGAGGGTCAGCTGGCCTGTGCCATGCTAACATACACCTTTCAGCCTGGTCCCAAGTCCGTACACCTCAAAGGTATGAAATAGTTCAGTCCCTCTGCCATCTCAGAGCCCTTCTACCCACATGCTAATGGTGGAGTTTGGAAGACATGTGGATGTACGGCGAAAGGCAGCTCTGGACTCAAGGCATGATCATGCTTGCCTGCGCCATGTGCTGATAGCTCCAGTTATTTATAAAACGCAACAAGCTCCAGCTGCCAGTTAAACACAGTTTGAGTAAAGTCACAGCTGGTCTCAGTCAGGCCCAAACAGGGAGAGCACATCTTGACTAATGACCTGCCAAAGCCAGGAAGGGCTGAGGTCTGAAGTACTTGTCAGTTGCAAGTTGCCCAGCCTGGGCAACATCCCACTAGAGCCAAAAGtaccccttccctcccagagTGGAGGCTGCTCTTCGTTGGCTGGGGAAGGATCAACCAAGCACCCTCCAGGCAACAGCAAAGAggagcctttgcctgctgaaGCAGTTTCAGGGCATGCTcgtgaggaagaagaaatcccGGTTCATCTCAGTGTACCTTGTTGGGCTCCCCAGGATGGTAGGACGAGAACCTGGGTATTTTCTGGAGTTCTTCCTCTGAGAGACGGTTTTTGCAGATCTCCTCTTCTGGGACAAACTCTACAGGCTCTTTGATAACCACAGGACTTGGAGGGGAATGGTGGGGCCTTGTTGCAGGAAGACTGGGACTTCTTGCCTGTTCTTCCTGGTCTGGAAGCGATGACTCCTCAGCCACAGGCCCCTGAGGAGCCAGGGAAGGGCACAAGCATGGGTCATTCTTGGTAGGCTGGACTTCTTCAGGCCACTTCTTGCTCAGCAGCTCTTGGCAAACACTCTCCAGGTGGACCATGGGGTCCTTATCATCTGTTACCCTCTTCTGAGTGTCATCTAATCCACAATGGAGAAACACGGTAATGTGACTACCACCAAGAACCTAGAAAAAGCACACACTGCAGGAAGAGACACAGGAGAAACCCTGTTCCAACCCAGCCTCCATGCATCTGCCAACCAGGCCCTGCAggttatttaaaacaagaacagccccagcagccagcaAGTGCTGGTGTCCCAGCTCAGGATGaacctgcagagagcagcagctccacCAATGCTTTGTACAGAGCGCATTTCTCCCAGAGATGTCCTCGCAAGCATATCCGCAGCCACATTTCAGCACATCCTAGTGACTCCTTCAACACAACTTCCTCATCCTGCATGCAGGGCCAGGATGTTCCATGCTGCCTTTCTACACCACTACATGGAATAAAAACTTTTTGCTTCCAGGGACATCAGATTAAACTCCTGGGTTTAAAGAAGGTCCATGGCATGGACTGACCAATGATAACTCCTTTACTCTATTTAATGGAAATGACGACAGAAGTGAGAGGGCAATCTCCCAGTCTACAAGCCTCAACCTTGCTACCTCTTGGTTTTGCTAAATGCTAGAACACTAACACTAAAGGAGGAAGCAGAGGCCAGAGGATGCTGGGTCAGCTGGACATTATAGCCTGAACAGCATCAACACTGATCAAAGTGGTGTTTTAGGAGTTAGGAGTTTAGAAGTTCCTCCTCATCTTCTATTTAATACTGTCTTACAAAAATCAGTCTGGCCTGGAGCTTCATGCCCACATGTTATCCAGCTAAAGCAGATTGGAACAGTTTTTGCCATCTCTGGACTACACTTGACTCTCCATCCAGAAAAGTCACATTAAGCCACAGGCTCAGGGACAACACTGCTGGGGCAAGAAGTGCTGTCATCCTGTGGACACGGTACTGGGAATCAGCAACTGGGCTCCAATTCCACTTCGGCTACTGGGAGGAGCCTTTAAGAAGTCACTCCTACTCCTTCCTGCTCTGTGTCTTTGCTTCCCTCCCACTCTTGTTAGACTGCAGTTAAATCAGGGAAGGGACAATCTGTAGCCCCACACAGACACCTCGTGTCACTTGGTGCAGCTCAGTGGAGACCTATGGGCTCTACCAAAGCATAATCCCAGCTGCTCTTCCACATACTGAGCTGGGCTCTGCAGTACATACAGCACATCAACGAGATCCATGCTCTCCAAACAGAGATGGACTTTACAAGCCTCTATATTAAACCCTTCAGAAAGCCCACTCTCTGTTGGCTCGTGTAAGAGAGGAAAATATCTTCTCCCACACAGTGCCAAAACAGAACCATGTCTTCAGGGACAAAAGGCCAGACAGAAATGTGTTAGACTCCCACACACCCCAGCTCTCTGTGCTGAAGCAAAGGCAGGAACAGCCTTGAGCCCACAAACCTTCGTGGTAGAGCGCACGGAGGAAGGAGTGGCGGTCTGTTCCCTGAAAGAGGGCATTTTCAATCTCCATCTCCCGCCGGCTCAGCTGCTTGCTGCCAGCAAACCTCTGGGGCAGAGCGAGTATGCGCTGACGCTCTTCCATCTTCTCCTGGATGGCATGGAGTCGGTCCTGCATGGCCTccggggctgctcccagcccagagCCCTGGAAGACAGGCACAGCTTTGCTCAGATACAGCACATGCCTCCTTTTCAGAGACTCAGCCAGTAGTCAAACTTCACATCCTCCAGCCCTGGAGTGGGTGCAATTAGGAACCACCCCGCAAAGAGCAGGTCACCAAGAGGTCCTGTTACTGCAAGGGTAGAACAGAAATACAACCACTCACCAATCCTCAGCTCTTGAGAGAAGTGGAGAAACAGCCCCTTTCTCCTGacctttctgtgctgctttcctttccctggcCTCACTGTCTGATGGCAcctgtgtccctctgtcccAGAAGTCCCTGTCTCTGCCAGCTATAGCCATTTTCTAAGGccactgttttgggtttgtgtggcagggttttggtaagtgggggaggggctgcaggggtggctgctgtgagaagctgctagaagcttccttGGCTCAAAGTCGGAtccaccactggccaaggctgagcccatcagcgatgctggtagtgcctctgggagaacagatttaagaaggggaacctgcagtaAGTAGGGGtattggaatgtgagaggaacacctctgcagacaccgaggtcagtgaagaaagaggggaggaggagttggggaggaagggatgcccctgcagcccgtggtgagacggcaggctgtcccccacccccagctcaTGGAAGGGaatgggggagcagatgcccacctgcagcccggggaggagcccacaccagagcagggggatggatgcccccaAAGATAGCCAGGACTCCGTGGGagagcccgcgctggagcagcctgtgactgAATATcagcccgcagaaaggacccacactggagcagttcatgaagaactgcagcctgtgggaaggactcacgttggaggagttcatggaggactgtctcctgtggcaGAGACtccacaccggagcaggggaagagtgaggagtcctgcccctgaggaggaaggagcagcagagacaacgtgtgatgaactgactccaacccccattccctgtccccctgtgctgctgcgggggagaaggtagagaaaatcggAGTGcagttgagccaggaaggaggggggaaggtgttttaagatttggttttacttctcattatgcttgttttgatttgtagtaaattaaatttattttgtttttttccacaaaaaacaAAATGGTCTGGTTTTCACccatgaccataattggtgattgtgtcaacccacaagcttttctttgtattttctcctccccatcccatggggGGGAGGAATGAGCAAGCGGCCTTGCGGTgctttgctgccagctgggcttaaaccacgacagccaCCTACAGTAACTGCACAAACAACCTTTAGAGTTTCTTTTGACATGCCTATAGCATCCTTGAGCTCAAGTTTCCACCAAGCTTTTGGTCTATGACCCTGGTGTCAGTGAGAGAACCTTATTTGCTGAAAAGTGGACCCCAAGCTGCTGTTTGGCACCTGAGGGTAGGTTTATGCTGAGGACTAAACACCTGACCAGCTTCACATGAGCCAGCTCCCAGAAACCACCCAGCTACTGCAGCACAGACCTCATAGCTAACCTGGCTACAAGTGAGCGTTCCTGTATAAATAAACCTCACTGCACAGGGCCGGGACACTGCTAAGATTCACCAGACTTGTGCTGCCAAAGCACAGAGACATACCCCAACT is a window from the Buteo buteo chromosome 22, bButBut1.hap1.1, whole genome shotgun sequence genome containing:
- the RBM41 gene encoding RNA-binding protein 41 codes for the protein MRRVNSSLSSDELLLEDLETEGERQLKSLLHHQLDTTASIEQCKSKRRCFAPAAFYKPFGEEAAGALTLSQFQALQESNKETASLRELGLSDSEILLWKNRASTGKGSGLGAAPEAMQDRLHAIQEKMEERQRILALPQRFAGSKQLSRREMEIENALFQGTDRHSFLRALYHEDDTQKRVTDDKDPMVHLESVCQELLSKKWPEEVQPTKNDPCLCPSLAPQGPVAEESSLPDQEEQARSPSLPATRPHHSPPSPVVIKEPVEFVPEEEICKNRLSEEELQKIPRFSSYHPGEPNKVLYLKNLGPRVTVKDLVSLFARFQKEDSPPIQFRLLSGRMRGQAFITFPDIQSAQDAMLLVNGYNLQGKPLVIEFGKSKGHSTDADSAIPCSSAGENLPAK